A single Brachybacterium sillae DNA region contains:
- the pheT gene encoding phenylalanine--tRNA ligase subunit beta, with product MPRIPLTWLAEHVQLREGADTAAGVAADLVSVGLEEEAIHPAQVTGPLVVGRVLNLVKEPQKNGKTINWCRVDVGPEHNEAADDPKDPQPGEEVPSRGIICGAHNFVEGDLVIVSLPGTVLPGPFPIAGRKTYGHFSDGMICSGDELGLGPDPAGEDGIIVLGRGHGAGLEGAKPGDDAIALLGLGDEVVEINVTPDRGYCFAMRGVAREYSHATGQPYTDPVSQIQPMEATDGGSIPVQIDDPAPIHGAPGCSRFVAMEIHGVDPQAASPQWMRQRLTLAGMRPISLIVDVTNYVMLDLGQPLHAYDAEKLVGPILVRRAQQGETLETLDGTTRTLHPEDLLITDFGGEDGAGRVIGMAGVMGGASTEVSDTTRNIVLEAATFDPVTVARTARRHRLHSEASKRFERGVDPALPEYAVQRAAELIVQFGGGTIDARRTVVGEVPAPDTIDFPLADAERVIGLAYTEQQVREPLAMIGCTVEDAEEGLVRVTPPTWRPDLTIREDLVEEIARLNGYAAIPSIVPRAPAGTGLTRAQRGRRAVSLALVEAGSTEVASMPFIGEGVFDQLGYAPEDDRRAAVRLVNPLAEDEPLMRTALLQTLLPTARRNFSRGAETVAIHEIATAHTMADGQGGRVSGVSPVPSAAQRPSDAELDAVRAGLPRESRRLAAVLAGPIAGRGGDLGEWGWEDALDLVQRAAAAAGTRIEVRQTQIAPLHPGRAAEIRSEDGTVLGLAGELHPAVVKAFDLPQRAAVLELDVDALIASAPLIVPAEPVSTFPPAKEDFAFVVDQSVPASAVEAAIIVGIGDLLEDVQLFDVFTGEQVGEGRKSLAYAVRLRSQEGTLTADQIGAARERCVTSVKQAVGGDLRA from the coding sequence ATGCCCCGCATCCCCCTGACCTGGCTCGCCGAGCACGTCCAGCTGCGCGAGGGCGCCGACACGGCCGCCGGTGTCGCCGCGGATCTCGTCTCCGTCGGCCTCGAGGAGGAGGCCATCCACCCCGCGCAGGTCACCGGGCCGCTCGTGGTCGGCCGGGTGCTCAACCTCGTGAAGGAGCCGCAGAAGAACGGCAAGACCATCAACTGGTGCCGAGTCGATGTGGGGCCCGAGCACAACGAGGCCGCCGACGACCCGAAGGATCCCCAGCCCGGTGAGGAGGTGCCCTCCCGCGGCATCATCTGCGGAGCGCACAACTTCGTGGAGGGGGATCTGGTGATCGTCTCCCTCCCCGGGACGGTCCTGCCCGGGCCCTTCCCGATCGCCGGCCGCAAGACCTACGGCCACTTCTCCGACGGCATGATCTGCTCCGGTGACGAGCTGGGCCTGGGCCCGGACCCGGCCGGGGAGGACGGCATCATCGTGCTGGGCCGAGGCCATGGTGCCGGCCTCGAGGGCGCGAAGCCCGGTGATGACGCGATCGCGCTGCTCGGGCTGGGCGACGAGGTCGTGGAGATCAACGTGACCCCGGATCGCGGGTATTGCTTCGCGATGCGCGGGGTGGCGCGCGAGTATTCGCATGCGACCGGGCAGCCGTACACGGATCCGGTCTCGCAGATCCAGCCGATGGAGGCGACCGACGGCGGTTCCATCCCCGTGCAGATCGACGATCCCGCCCCGATCCACGGCGCCCCCGGCTGCTCGCGGTTCGTGGCGATGGAGATCCACGGGGTGGACCCGCAGGCCGCGAGCCCGCAGTGGATGCGCCAGCGCCTCACCCTCGCGGGGATGCGTCCGATCAGTCTGATCGTGGACGTGACGAACTACGTGATGCTCGACCTCGGTCAGCCCCTGCACGCCTACGACGCGGAGAAGCTCGTGGGCCCCATCCTGGTGCGCCGCGCCCAGCAGGGGGAGACCCTCGAGACCCTCGATGGCACCACCCGCACCCTCCACCCGGAGGACCTGCTGATCACCGACTTCGGCGGGGAGGACGGGGCCGGCCGCGTGATCGGCATGGCCGGTGTGATGGGCGGCGCCTCCACCGAGGTCTCCGACACCACGCGGAACATCGTCCTCGAAGCCGCCACCTTCGACCCGGTCACCGTGGCGCGCACCGCCCGCCGTCATCGCCTGCACTCGGAGGCCTCCAAGCGATTCGAGCGCGGGGTGGACCCGGCCCTCCCGGAGTACGCCGTGCAGCGTGCCGCGGAACTCATCGTGCAGTTCGGTGGCGGCACGATCGACGCCCGCCGCACCGTGGTGGGTGAGGTGCCCGCGCCTGACACGATCGACTTCCCCCTGGCGGATGCGGAGCGCGTGATCGGCCTGGCCTACACCGAGCAGCAGGTGCGGGAGCCCCTGGCGATGATCGGCTGCACAGTGGAGGACGCCGAGGAGGGACTCGTGCGCGTCACCCCGCCGACGTGGCGTCCCGACCTCACCATCCGCGAGGACCTCGTGGAGGAGATCGCACGTCTGAACGGGTACGCGGCCATCCCGTCGATCGTGCCGAGGGCACCCGCGGGCACGGGGCTCACCCGGGCCCAGCGTGGCCGGCGCGCCGTGTCCCTCGCACTCGTCGAGGCCGGCAGCACCGAGGTCGCGTCCATGCCGTTCATCGGCGAAGGGGTGTTCGACCAGCTCGGCTATGCGCCCGAGGACGACCGCCGCGCAGCGGTGCGCCTGGTGAATCCGCTGGCCGAGGATGAGCCGCTGATGCGCACCGCACTGCTGCAGACCCTGCTGCCCACCGCGCGGCGCAACTTCTCCCGGGGGGCGGAGACCGTGGCGATCCACGAGATCGCCACGGCGCACACGATGGCTGACGGCCAGGGCGGCCGGGTCTCCGGCGTCTCTCCGGTGCCGTCGGCGGCGCAGCGTCCCAGCGATGCGGAGCTCGACGCCGTCCGGGCGGGCCTGCCGCGCGAATCCCGGCGCCTGGCCGCCGTGCTCGCCGGCCCGATCGCCGGTCGCGGCGGGGACCTCGGCGAGTGGGGCTGGGAGGACGCTCTCGATCTCGTGCAGCGGGCGGCCGCAGCGGCGGGCACCCGCATCGAGGTGCGCCAGACGCAGATCGCGCCGCTGCATCCGGGGCGCGCCGCGGAGATCCGCAGCGAGGACGGCACCGTGCTGGGGCTCGCCGGTGAGCTCCACCCCGCCGTGGTGAAGGCCTTCGATCTCCCGCAGCGGGCCGCTGTGCTGGAGCTCGATGTGGACGCCCTCATCGCCTCCGCACCGCTGATCGTCCCTGCGGAGCCGGTATCGACGTTCCCGCCGGCCAAGGAGGACTTCGCCTTCGTGGTGGATCAGTCGGTCCCGGCCTCGGCCGTGGAGGCCGCGATCATCGTGGGCATCGGGGATCTGCTGGAGGACGTGCAGCTGTTCGACGTCTTCACCGGCGAGCAGGTGGGGGAGGGGCGGAAGTCCCTCGCCTATGCCGTGAGGCTGCGCTCCCAGGAGGGAACCCTCACCGCCGACCAGATCGGTGCGGCGCGCGAACGCTGTGTGACCAGTGTGAAGCAGGCCGTGGGCGGCGACCTGCGCGCCTGA
- the pheS gene encoding phenylalanine--tRNA ligase subunit alpha — protein MTAAVDEALAAIAGATTSAELKQVRIAHTGDASVIATANAAIKSLPKDQRADAGKLVGQAKGRVFQAISARQEELAAAEEEAKLAEETVDVTAVRPRRKRGAKHPLKTLEDRIVDVFVGMGWEIAEGPEIEAEWFNFDALNFDADHPARQMQDTFYIAAPEGADGASGGARGTSSGQILRTHTSPVQVRSLLERGVPLYIACPGRVFRTDEIDATHSPVFTQVEGLAIDKGLTMAHLVGTLESFAAALFGGAPITRLRPNYFPFTEPSAEMDFRCFHCDARLGLDHDADPGCRVCGGTGWIEMGGCGMVNPAVLRSAGIDPTEYQGFAFGLGIERILMLRNGVEDMRDMVEGDVRFSQHYGTEI, from the coding sequence ATGACGGCCGCCGTCGACGAGGCCCTCGCGGCCATCGCCGGCGCCACCACTTCCGCTGAGCTGAAGCAGGTGCGCATCGCCCACACCGGTGATGCCTCCGTGATCGCCACCGCGAACGCCGCGATCAAGTCCCTGCCGAAGGACCAGCGGGCGGACGCCGGGAAACTCGTCGGGCAGGCGAAGGGCCGCGTGTTCCAGGCGATCTCCGCGCGGCAGGAGGAGCTCGCCGCCGCGGAGGAGGAGGCGAAGCTGGCCGAGGAGACCGTGGACGTCACCGCGGTCCGCCCGCGGCGCAAGCGCGGTGCGAAGCATCCGTTGAAGACCCTCGAGGACCGCATCGTCGATGTCTTCGTCGGCATGGGCTGGGAGATCGCGGAGGGGCCCGAGATCGAGGCCGAGTGGTTCAACTTCGATGCGCTGAACTTCGATGCCGATCATCCGGCCCGGCAGATGCAGGACACCTTCTACATCGCCGCTCCCGAGGGGGCTGACGGGGCCTCCGGCGGGGCGCGCGGGACGAGCTCCGGCCAGATCCTGCGCACCCACACCTCCCCGGTGCAGGTGCGGTCGCTGCTGGAGCGCGGAGTCCCGCTGTACATCGCCTGTCCTGGCCGTGTGTTCCGCACCGATGAGATCGACGCGACGCACTCGCCGGTGTTCACGCAGGTGGAAGGCCTGGCGATCGACAAGGGCCTGACGATGGCACACCTGGTGGGCACCCTGGAGTCCTTCGCGGCGGCCCTGTTCGGCGGCGCGCCGATCACGCGCCTGCGACCGAACTACTTCCCCTTCACCGAGCCCAGCGCCGAGATGGACTTCCGGTGCTTCCACTGCGACGCCCGACTGGGCCTTGACCACGATGCCGATCCGGGGTGCCGCGTGTGCGGTGGCACCGGATGGATCGAGATGGGTGGCTGCGGCATGGTGAACCCGGCAGTTCTGCGCTCCGCCGGGATCGACCCCACCGAGTACCAGGGCTTCGCCTTCGGCCTCGGCATCGAACGCATCCTCATGCTCCGCAACGGCGTGGAGGACATGCGGGACATGGTGGAGGGCGATGTGCGCTTCTCCCAGCACTACGGAACGGAGATCTGA
- a CDS encoding S-(hydroxymethyl)mycothiol dehydrogenase, with translation MSWTVKGVIARAEKQPVEVVDVVVPDPGPHDVIVDVQACGVCHTDLAYRDGGITQDYPFLLGHEAAGRVAVVGDEVTHVEVGDFVVLNWRAVCGQCRACRKGCPEYCFDTHNASRRMTLADGTELEAALGIGAFVERTIVHEGQCTRVNDQADPKVAGLLGCGVMAGLGAAINTAQVQRGESVAVIGLGGVGCAAIAGAKLAGATTIIGLDLEEAKLQAAEDLGATHTLSTKGLERDEIVAKVQELTDGFGADVVIDAVGLPATYETAFAARDLAGRVVLVGVPHPDAELTLPFLEVFSRGGALKSSWYGDCLPERDFPYLTDLFLQGRLPLERFVTGTTDLDGVEAALNGMHDGSVLRTVVTIDTPQEVQA, from the coding sequence GTGTCCTGGACCGTGAAGGGTGTCATCGCCCGTGCCGAGAAGCAGCCCGTCGAGGTCGTCGACGTGGTCGTGCCCGACCCGGGCCCGCACGATGTGATCGTCGACGTGCAGGCCTGCGGCGTCTGCCACACCGACCTCGCCTACCGTGACGGTGGCATCACGCAGGACTACCCCTTCCTGCTGGGCCATGAGGCCGCGGGCCGGGTGGCGGTCGTCGGTGACGAGGTCACCCACGTCGAGGTCGGCGACTTCGTGGTGCTGAACTGGCGGGCCGTGTGCGGCCAGTGCCGGGCCTGCCGCAAGGGCTGCCCCGAGTACTGCTTCGACACGCACAACGCCTCCCGCCGCATGACCCTCGCCGACGGGACCGAACTCGAGGCGGCCCTCGGCATCGGCGCCTTCGTGGAGCGGACCATCGTCCACGAGGGTCAGTGCACACGGGTGAACGACCAGGCCGATCCGAAGGTCGCCGGGTTGCTCGGCTGTGGCGTGATGGCCGGGCTGGGTGCCGCGATCAACACCGCCCAGGTGCAGCGCGGGGAGTCCGTGGCGGTGATCGGGCTCGGCGGCGTGGGCTGCGCCGCCATCGCCGGGGCGAAGCTCGCCGGAGCCACCACCATCATCGGTCTGGACCTCGAGGAGGCGAAGCTGCAGGCCGCCGAGGACCTCGGTGCCACCCACACCCTGTCCACAAAGGGCCTGGAGCGCGACGAGATCGTCGCGAAGGTGCAGGAGCTCACGGACGGTTTCGGTGCGGACGTCGTCATCGACGCCGTGGGCCTGCCCGCCACCTATGAGACCGCCTTCGCGGCCCGCGACCTCGCCGGGCGCGTGGTGCTCGTCGGCGTTCCGCATCCCGACGCGGAGCTGACGCTGCCGTTCCTGGAGGTCTTCTCCCGCGGCGGCGCCCTGAAGTCCTCCTGGTACGGCGACTGCCTGCCCGAGAGGGACTTCCCGTACCTGACCGATCTGTTCCTGCAGGGCCGGCTGCCGCTGGAGCGTTTCGTCACCGGCACCACCGACCTCGACGGCGTGGAGGCCGCCCTGAACGGCATGCACGACGGCTCCGTGCTGCGGACCGTCGTCACCATCGACACCCCTCAGGAGGTGCAGGCATGA
- a CDS encoding MBL fold metallo-hydrolase: MTARFDHTTTTGTFTLDGETHEVENNVWVLGDDEQCVVFDAPHDVAAVTDLVGDRECVGILLTHAHDDHVRLAPELAEQLDAPLLLNPEDREVWQLTHGDLPWDDDVTDGDVFTVAGVEIEAIATPGHTPGSVCYLVRDLGVLISGDTLFEGGPGATGRSFSSRETIEDSIRERLFTLPAETVVHTGHGPDTTMGAERDRAIGDWL, from the coding sequence ATGACCGCCCGCTTCGACCACACGACGACCACCGGCACCTTCACCCTCGACGGGGAGACCCATGAGGTCGAGAACAACGTGTGGGTGCTCGGTGATGACGAGCAGTGCGTGGTGTTCGACGCCCCGCACGACGTGGCGGCCGTGACCGATCTGGTCGGGGACCGCGAATGCGTCGGCATCCTGCTCACCCATGCCCACGATGACCATGTGCGTCTCGCCCCGGAGCTCGCTGAACAGCTGGACGCCCCGCTGCTGCTGAACCCGGAGGATCGGGAGGTGTGGCAGCTGACCCACGGGGATCTCCCCTGGGATGACGACGTCACCGACGGGGACGTGTTCACCGTCGCGGGCGTGGAGATCGAGGCCATCGCGACACCGGGCCACACCCCCGGCTCGGTCTGCTACCTGGTGCGGGACCTCGGGGTGCTGATCTCCGGGGACACCCTGTTCGAGGGCGGCCCTGGGGCCACCGGCCGCTCGTTCTCCTCCCGTGAGACGATCGAGGACTCGATCCGGGAGCGCCTGTTCACGCTCCCGGCCGAGACCGTCGTCCACACCGGACACGGGCCCGACACCACGATGGGGGCGGAGAGGGACCGCGCCATCGGCGACTGGCTCTGA
- a CDS encoding bifunctional copper resistance protein CopD/cytochrome c oxidase assembly protein, translating to MTVTTPPPATPDAPAAPPGRGGPRLLLLPLLAGALIVVVALVALAATLSAAPATALVPAPALVTWGTPVIRAAHHLGMLLAVGAAGTVVLLLPGPGGRLREHHASDRTSTRFVGAARPLARLAGSGALLWALASLTLIPLGGLEALGTALTLGGPTGGPAAPTVPGGGPWEVALDTDLGRIRLGVVVLAALAALFLLTARGTVAACWGLVFGVLGTLSLGLAGHAGSSLEHINAVNGLALHLLGVVTWCGGLLAILSARPLLSSDDLAVVVRRFSPWALFSVVVIALGGLISAVLRIDAPAQLVTTPYGLLVLAKTLLLVALAVLGALQRRRLGDALRFRHLALTEGALMAVVIGLSIVLARTAPPVPQTVPAVGDLRVMALVGFAPPSAPFSLAALFTQWHLDAVALLIALGMAAAYVAGVVRLRRRGDSWPAVRVVVWLLGCLALVWVTSGGPAAYGHTRFDAHMVQHMALMMIVPPLWVRGAPVTLLTRAVAPRRDGSRGLREWVLAGMHSGYARVVSTPPMAGLFFAGSLVAFYFTPLFELSLAAHLGHVLMVVHFLLVGYLFAWVLIGLDPSPREINPVMKLVTLLVTLSFHAFFGVAVVSAVFLLAEDWYRSLGMYTSEQLALIQERGGSIMWGVSEVPTLVYAIVLAWMWTSSDERRAKQWDRKADRDGEAELEAYNRYLAGLRDQDR from the coding sequence ATGACCGTCACCACCCCGCCCCCCGCCACGCCGGACGCCCCTGCGGCCCCGCCGGGCCGCGGGGGACCGCGGCTGCTTCTCCTGCCGCTGCTCGCGGGAGCGCTGATCGTCGTCGTCGCCCTGGTCGCCCTGGCCGCCACCCTCTCCGCCGCCCCGGCCACGGCCCTGGTGCCGGCGCCGGCCCTGGTCACCTGGGGAACGCCGGTGATCCGTGCGGCCCACCACCTCGGGATGCTGCTGGCCGTGGGGGCCGCCGGCACCGTCGTCCTGCTGCTTCCTGGGCCCGGAGGCCGACTGCGGGAGCATCACGCCTCCGACCGCACCAGCACCCGCTTCGTCGGCGCCGCCCGGCCGCTGGCCCGGCTCGCGGGGAGCGGGGCGCTGCTGTGGGCGCTGGCCTCGCTCACCCTGATCCCGCTCGGGGGTCTCGAGGCCCTCGGCACCGCCCTCACCCTCGGCGGACCGACCGGTGGACCCGCCGCCCCCACCGTCCCCGGGGGCGGTCCCTGGGAGGTCGCCCTCGACACCGACCTCGGTCGTATCCGCCTCGGCGTGGTGGTGCTCGCGGCCCTGGCCGCCCTGTTCCTGCTGACCGCCCGCGGCACCGTGGCCGCCTGCTGGGGTCTGGTGTTCGGGGTGCTCGGCACCCTCAGCCTCGGTCTCGCCGGGCATGCCGGCTCCAGCCTCGAGCACATCAACGCCGTCAACGGCCTGGCCCTGCACCTGCTCGGTGTCGTCACCTGGTGCGGTGGTCTGCTGGCGATCCTCTCCGCCCGGCCCCTGCTCTCCTCCGACGATCTCGCCGTGGTGGTGCGGCGGTTCTCCCCGTGGGCGCTGTTCTCCGTGGTGGTGATCGCCCTGGGCGGTCTGATCAGTGCGGTGCTGCGGATCGACGCGCCCGCGCAACTGGTCACCACCCCGTACGGGCTGCTGGTGCTCGCCAAGACCCTGCTGCTGGTGGCGCTGGCCGTACTCGGTGCCCTGCAGCGTCGGCGCCTGGGGGATGCCCTGAGGTTCCGCCACCTGGCCCTCACCGAGGGCGCCCTGATGGCGGTGGTGATCGGGCTGTCGATCGTGCTGGCGCGCACGGCCCCGCCGGTGCCGCAGACCGTCCCTGCCGTCGGAGACCTGCGTGTCATGGCGCTGGTCGGCTTCGCCCCGCCGTCCGCGCCGTTCAGCCTCGCGGCGCTGTTCACCCAGTGGCATCTGGACGCGGTCGCGTTGCTGATCGCCCTCGGCATGGCCGCGGCGTATGTGGCAGGTGTGGTGCGGTTGCGGCGACGCGGCGACTCCTGGCCCGCGGTACGTGTGGTGGTGTGGCTGCTCGGGTGTCTGGCGCTGGTGTGGGTCACCAGCGGGGGACCGGCTGCGTACGGGCACACCCGCTTCGATGCCCACATGGTGCAGCACATGGCGTTGATGATGATCGTGCCGCCGCTGTGGGTGCGCGGTGCCCCCGTCACGCTTCTCACCCGCGCCGTCGCCCCGCGCCGCGACGGCTCCCGGGGGCTGCGCGAATGGGTGCTCGCCGGGATGCACTCCGGGTATGCGCGCGTGGTGTCGACCCCGCCGATGGCGGGACTGTTCTTCGCCGGATCCCTGGTGGCGTTCTACTTCACGCCGCTGTTCGAACTGTCTCTGGCGGCCCACCTGGGGCATGTGCTGATGGTGGTGCACTTCCTGCTGGTCGGCTACCTCTTCGCCTGGGTGCTCATCGGCCTCGACCCGTCCCCGCGGGAGATCAACCCCGTCATGAAGCTGGTGACGCTGCTGGTGACGCTGTCCTTCCACGCCTTCTTCGGGGTGGCGGTGGTCTCCGCCGTGTTCCTGCTCGCGGAGGACTGGTACCGGTCCCTGGGGATGTACACCTCGGAGCAGCTGGCGCTGATCCAGGAACGCGGCGGCTCCATCATGTGGGGCGTCTCCGAGGTGCCCACCCTGGTGTACGCGATCGTGCTGGCGTGGATGTGGACCTCCAGCGACGAGCGGCGCGCGAAGCAGTGGGATCGCAAGGCCGACCGCGACGGCGAGGCCGAACTGGAGGCCTACAACCGGTACCTCGCCGGTCTGCGCGATCAGGACAGGTAG
- a CDS encoding TrmH family RNA methyltransferase, which yields MTSPERPEQQAITSPRSDRVRRIASLSGRSARRRHGLLRVEGPQAVRSLLAERPDVATELFLTDRAAADHPELTRLARSADIPHRVVGDDVLRAMVRDDDGSGGMVSPQGAVATARPVDRPLDDALAALPTGPVSVAVLHDLRDPGNVGTLLRTADAAGAALVILTAGSADPHAPKVVRASAGSLFHVPVVVGADPATLLETLRGAGLAPVATSGYAPQDLFAAALPSRVAWLFGNEAHGLPTDVIDASDLAVRIPLAGRAESLNVTTAATVCLFEQLRRHHPTPTGTTTPR from the coding sequence ATGACCTCTCCCGAGCGCCCGGAGCAGCAGGCGATCACCTCCCCCCGATCGGATCGGGTGCGGCGGATCGCCTCGCTCTCCGGGCGCTCGGCGCGTCGGCGCCATGGTCTGCTGCGCGTCGAGGGCCCGCAGGCCGTCCGCTCGCTCCTCGCGGAACGGCCCGACGTCGCCACCGAGCTGTTCCTCACCGACCGCGCCGCCGCCGACCACCCCGAACTGACGCGGCTCGCCCGCAGCGCCGACATCCCCCACAGGGTCGTCGGTGACGACGTGCTGCGCGCCATGGTGCGGGACGACGACGGCAGCGGCGGCATGGTCTCCCCGCAGGGCGCCGTCGCCACCGCCCGGCCCGTCGACCGCCCCCTCGACGACGCCCTCGCCGCCCTTCCCACCGGTCCCGTGTCCGTCGCCGTGCTGCACGACCTGCGCGACCCCGGCAACGTCGGCACCCTGCTGCGCACCGCCGACGCCGCCGGCGCGGCCCTGGTGATCCTTACCGCCGGCAGCGCCGACCCCCACGCCCCGAAGGTCGTCCGCGCCAGCGCCGGTTCCCTGTTCCACGTGCCCGTCGTCGTCGGCGCCGACCCCGCCACCCTTCTGGAGACTCTGCGTGGGGCGGGACTCGCCCCCGTCGCGACCAGCGGCTACGCCCCGCAGGATCTGTTCGCCGCGGCCCTGCCGTCGCGCGTGGCCTGGCTGTTCGGCAATGAGGCCCACGGCCTGCCGACCGACGTGATCGACGCCAGCGACCTCGCCGTGCGGATCCCCCTGGCGGGCCGGGCAGAATCCCTCAACGTCACCACCGCCGCCACCGTCTGCCTCTTCGAGCAGCTGCGGCGTCACCATCCCACCCCCACAGGAACGACGACCCCGCGATGA
- the rplT gene encoding 50S ribosomal protein L20 yields MARVKRAVNAQKKRREILEQASGYRGQRSRLYRKAKEQVLHSATYNFRDRKVRKGDFRRLWIQRINAAARANGMTYNRFIQGLGLAGVEVDRRMLAELAVNDQAAFAALVEVAKNALPKDVNAPAA; encoded by the coding sequence GTGGCACGCGTGAAGCGGGCAGTCAACGCCCAGAAGAAGCGTCGGGAGATCCTCGAGCAGGCCAGCGGCTACCGCGGCCAGCGCTCGCGCCTGTACCGCAAGGCCAAGGAGCAGGTGCTCCACTCGGCCACCTACAACTTCCGCGACCGCAAGGTCCGCAAGGGCGACTTCCGTCGTCTGTGGATCCAGCGCATCAACGCGGCGGCTCGCGCCAACGGCATGACCTACAACCGCTTCATCCAGGGCCTCGGCCTGGCGGGCGTCGAGGTCGACCGTCGCATGCTGGCGGAGCTCGCGGTCAACGACCAGGCCGCGTTCGCCGCTCTCGTCGAGGTCGCGAAGAACGCCCTGCCGAAGGACGTCAACGCCCCCGCGGCCTGA
- the rpmI gene encoding 50S ribosomal protein L35 translates to MPKNKTHSGTKKRVRVTGSGKLMREKANVRHLLEHKSTNRKRRLGKDGDVSAADTKRIKRLLGR, encoded by the coding sequence ATGCCGAAGAACAAGACCCACTCCGGCACCAAGAAGCGCGTGCGCGTGACCGGCTCCGGCAAGCTCATGCGGGAGAAGGCCAACGTGCGCCACCTGCTCGAGCACAAGTCCACCAACCGCAAGCGCCGCCTGGGCAAGGACGGCGACGTCTCTGCGGCGGACACCAAGCGCATCAAGCGGCTGCTCGGCCGCTGA
- the infC gene encoding translation initiation factor IF-3, which yields MSEQRINGQIRVPKVLLVGPAGEQVGIVRVEDALRLAAEADLDLVEVAPGANPPVARLMDYGKYKYEANMKAREARKNQANTVQKEIRMGLKIDTHDYETKRRNVEKFLSGGNKVKVIVRFRGREQSRPEMGVKLLGRMAEDVSEYGYVETHPRADGRSMVMVLGPHKKKAQARAEARKRKTDAEKAAAKSEAEGTTSDTSAAPAAEATAPETTASGTTQS from the coding sequence ATCAGCGAGCAGCGCATCAACGGCCAGATCAGGGTTCCGAAGGTCCTTCTGGTCGGCCCCGCCGGCGAGCAGGTCGGCATCGTCCGTGTGGAGGACGCCCTTCGTCTGGCCGCCGAGGCCGATCTCGACCTGGTCGAGGTGGCCCCGGGCGCGAACCCGCCCGTCGCACGTCTCATGGATTACGGCAAGTACAAGTACGAAGCCAACATGAAGGCGCGCGAGGCCCGGAAGAACCAGGCCAACACGGTCCAGAAGGAGATCCGGATGGGCCTGAAGATCGACACCCACGACTACGAGACCAAGCGTCGCAACGTCGAGAAGTTCCTCTCCGGCGGGAACAAGGTGAAGGTCATCGTCCGGTTCCGCGGCCGTGAGCAGTCCCGCCCCGAGATGGGCGTGAAGCTGCTGGGCCGCATGGCGGAGGACGTCTCCGAGTACGGCTACGTGGAGACTCACCCGCGGGCCGACGGCCGCAGCATGGTCATGGTCCTCGGCCCCCACAAGAAGAAGGCCCAGGCCCGGGCCGAGGCGCGCAAGCGTAAGACCGACGCGGAGAAGGCGGCTGCGAAGTCCGAGGCGGAGGGCACGACGTCCGACACGTCCGCGGCCCCCGCCGCCGAGGCCACCGCCCCCGAGACCACGGCGTCGGGGACCACGCAGTCCTGA
- a CDS encoding DUF1844 domain-containing protein, with product MQDHSQDDRPDPLTPGIAGHPEVDAATGGTDVAEELRDIADVSAVEIITTATVHLMSAAAVKVGLAEDEEGGQYQDLAEARKLITALAGLVTAAAPEIGGEHARSLRDGLRSLQLAFAEALPFPDAPGEGPGEKWTGRVSR from the coding sequence ATGCAGGACCACAGCCAGGACGATCGACCGGATCCCCTCACCCCCGGCATCGCCGGCCACCCCGAGGTGGACGCGGCCACGGGCGGCACCGACGTGGCCGAGGAGCTGCGGGACATCGCCGACGTCTCCGCCGTCGAGATCATCACCACCGCCACCGTGCACCTCATGAGCGCCGCCGCCGTGAAGGTCGGCCTCGCGGAGGACGAGGAGGGCGGGCAGTACCAGGACCTCGCGGAGGCGCGGAAGCTCATCACCGCGCTCGCGGGCCTGGTGACGGCTGCCGCCCCGGAGATCGGCGGGGAGCACGCTCGCTCCCTGCGCGACGGTCTGCGGTCACTGCAGCTGGCTTTCGCCGAGGCGCTGCCGTTCCCCGACGCGCCCGGGGAGGGACCGGGCGAGAAGTGGACGGGGCGCGTCAGCCGCTGA